Genomic segment of Mytilus edulis chromosome 12, xbMytEdul2.2, whole genome shotgun sequence:
AATTCCCGTCATGCGTACTCAATATTTTAACTTGTAGatatatgagaagatgtggtatgagtgctaatgagacaaatttccatcgaaataataatttgtaaaagtaacaaTAACTTTAAATCAAAACTGTACATGCTAGAGTTTATACTATTAGACTTTTTTGTCGATAACGTTTTTAATCATTGCTtgttaattaagaattgaatgctttttttttgtaacttcattgcggtgtaaaagcgttgaccgaagtacattttgtatgaagcgcggaagcgcttcattctaaaaatgtgcgcacggtcaacgcttttacaaccatatgaagttacaaaaagaagcatttttaaaatacttaaaaataacattttttagctatgaccatgaaaatacaaattttgtatatttttttttatttatacccgAGTACTGtgcctgtgcactttattgtgggaccacgtgttatcatgaatgaaaagttatattgagtaatgcaattgcttaaggaataacacgtgaggtacagttggccaatcagaataaagtattatgatgaaacatacatataatttaattattgtaATATATGGTTTTCATGTTAGAGTCAACCTTTAAATCTTACAcggaaaatttattttttgaaccatttatttgaaatttgtttttacaatGGTTTTCTAGGAAGGAATTCTTACGTTGGAGAAAACCACGAAATTGTTCACACTACGTTAAAAGAAAAACTGGTAAGATGGTTGAAGAAGATCTGTGATTCTTGTTCTAATCAAATCAGGTGTCAATATAGATAGTTGTGATGTTAACTAGTCTGAATTAAAAAAACGTTGAAACCTACGATTGTTTTGGATAAACACCACAAATTGTATACGtgtgcatataaaacaaatttcgttgattaagggtctaaatacaacacaaacaatatttttcaaaagaacaaaaaagttaaaaaaaatatttttacaaaacgcATTTAACTAGCAGGTCGAACTGATGTTCCTAACCCCTgatgactgccattgacgatttcCAAATAATTTGATCACAAGATTAAAAAGAGAACAAAGCCCTAATAATATGTATCAGAatggaaaaaagaaaacaatgtggTCACCGAACTCGTTTAttttgctacataataaaatgcattAATTCATAACACATTATAATATTATTCTAAAAATTACTACGCTTATATTTGAATAACCTTTTACTTATGAGACAAAGTCAAACATTGTGAATTCAACATAACATACATATTTTGGTAAAAACACAGCCGTAGATATGAAAAGCACATAACTTTCTACATTAACACGGTATATTTTACACACTCTCTACATTTGCATATGTCTTTAAACCGATAGTTATATGGTTTTACAAAATCCAAGTTGGAGGCCTAGAAGACAATCAAACAaccttaattttaaaattcagttaaaacaATCATAAGGAAGTCATTGTGTATTAAATGCATAAAAGAAGCTGTATGAATTTAAAAAGGGTTATTTTTAAGCACTTGGCACTGCTACTTTTAGCAAATTGATAGTCCTCGATAACACGATTAGCTCATACTTTGTGCTAAGGCAGTGACCTTCTTTAAAAATTTCTGTCTAAAGTTATCCgttgataatttaattttggatgtaaagcGTCTTTtaattggctgacgttgttttctTTATCAGCTCACAAAAATGTGTCATATGACCTGacattatcaatgttttttcatggttttcatcggtttgaaatggaatttagtattaaattataagaaatgactgtaatatatttACTGTCTgtttgaaataacataacaaaaatgtggtgcacacttaaaaataacccgctacgcaggttattcagtgtgcaccacattttttatgttatttcttcatagacagtaAAACAAATACAGTCATTCCTCACGTAGCATTATAATCATTCAAAATATAAGTTATTTTCTTGtagagtttttttttctcacgCGTTCTTCAGTTACTCAATAAATTTTACTTATCTGGCCGTAAGTGATTTTTAAGCATTCTACGTGGATATAAACCTAGCAAACCACTAAGGCTGCACAAAATCTACAAAGCattattttcatcttttatttttgataaaaatagttACTAGTATCAAAATTAACCTTCTATTTTGGTTTGTTCAACTCCAAAACGTATACAAATCCGTAAACTTACCAACAAGACAAGCAAGAATAATGGCAACCTTCATGTTAATTGTCCTTTGTAAGAAGTGAGATCTAATGGTCGCCTGTTATCTTAAATACGGAGATAATCTCAAAATTAGGTCATCTGTGAATCACGATTTCGTTTTGACTTTGTACAAGATTGCGGTCGTAGGAGTAACATGTATTTCATTATTGCGACATTTCGTTGGATGTGTCAGAATTTGATTTgaagtcttacataattataagaaattataaaaaaaacttgaaagacAATAATTAAAGGACacagtgattgattgattgattattggtgtttcaACGCTACTTTAAAGCGCTACTTTTGGGTCATTTCGTGGCGGCTCGtgtttattggtggaggaagccgaattGCCCGGAGAAACAAACCGACCTTATGTaggaaaactgaaaaataaaggcaacagtattataccgctgttcaaactcataaatccatggacaaaaaacaaaatcgtggtaacaaactaaaactgacggaaacgcataaatataagaggagaacaacgacacaacactacaatgtaactaacacacacagaaacggaccaatgatcagacaaaatcccacgaaaataacaaatataacatcaaaaccaaatacatgaatagacaagtaccgtgacacgtcttatcgcaatgtcaatttacactcaaaaataagagaaaacaaacgacgcaacgttaaactgtaacacacacagaaacgaactataatataacaatggccatattcctgacttggtacaggacatttttaaaggaaaaaatggtgcgttgaacctggttttgtgacatgccaaacctcgcactttaatggcaatgttaaatataacatagaaatgacaacataatattacaggactacaatacaaataaataggaaaacgtttagacaaagaaacacatgattaatgaataacaaaaagcatcaggtttaaaattaacTCGCCAAAAACGctcctcgtccacacaagactcaccagtgacgcccagatataaaagatcgaaagcgaaaaaaaatacaaagttgtactgcactgaagatcaaaagttgaaaaaggttgtgtcaaatatggCTAAGTttctatgcttgggataagaacatcctaattatttagaacaattaatagtttaaacatattttattgttccaaaaagagacaaatggattagacacaagtttttcaacttagtaacgtcttctccaatatatacataaatatacacatgaatgaacattatataaatatgaaaaacaaattatctgCCCTTGGAAATGAATggttgagtttttttttctctctgctCGACCTGCCTGATAATTTCAACTTAAACATGGTGAAACGGTGAATTTTTCTGAAACCAACACATAACAAACTTACTTTGATAGTAATGAATAAAGGTAATGAGTGAAAAACAAAATACTCGTAAGCGTGAAAGAGAAATAGAGACAGAAACTTTTAATAGTAAACAAACCACAGGTATAAAAATGGCGGATACTAACATGACGGAGACAGAGAGCTCACTCGAACAAAACCTCGGTGAATACTCTGAGGATCAAACATTCAATAACAAACTTCTAAGTGGCATAGTAGGCATACAACAAACATTAAACAGTcttataataaaatttgaaaaccaaAATGAAGAAATACATGGTATTAAAAATGACATATACGCCAAAGATGGCATTGAAGACAGACTTCAAGCTGTGGCAACAGAAACTGAAGACCAAACAACTATGATAGCCGAAGTCagaaatcaaaatacaaaactgACAACGGAATTAAATCTAATGAAGTCATACGTGGTACATTTAGAAACTAGACTCGATTGTCAACAAAGTCAAATAGCAAACCTGGTTGAACGCAGCATGAGGGAAAATGCTATAGTAATAGGGGTTCATGAACGAAATGACGAAAACGTAATAGCggaattaaaattgattttcaaaaatgttttgaaaataactgaaaatattaaaattgaccGAGCCCACAGAATAGGGACCCAGACAAATAAAAACAGCACCcgtcctatagttgttaaattccaTGACTACAATGACCGGGAGCATGTCATAAACACTGCACGAACAATAGGCAAACAAAACAAAGAGTTACTAAATGGCATATACATAACTCCACAGTTTCCAGACGATATGCGTGAAAACAGAAAAAGACTAGTACAAAAACAAAAGGAGTACAAAGAAGTAGATGTAGGCACTAAAATTAAAGGAAACAGTTTATTCTTCATCAAAAGTGGATCTAAATATGTGGAAAAAGTGTCAACACCAAAAGCTTTAGCTATTTTTGATGCCAGTAACAAGTCTAAATTTGGTACATTTGAGCAAACTAGTTCTAATGAAGTTAGTGACAATGGTCATACTTATTGTGTCACAGCTGCTGTCACCACAACATACGCAGAAGTTCGTGAAGCTGCCCGACAAATAATGCAGGGCCCAGTATCTGCATGTACATACAACACATTGGTATATCGGTTTACAGACAAAGACGGACATACACACGACGGGTACGATGACGACAGAGACTACGGAATTGGATCAAGGATACTTGACTATTTAAAAGAAATAGATGCACACAACATAACTATCATTTCCTCACGTACACCTCCATCTGGTACAGCAAAGATAGGTTCAAGAAAAAACAATATTATCTTGGAGGGAGTAAAATCGGCTCTCCgcaaaatgtaaacaataaaaactttaaaCTAATTTActgttgtttgaactcatcttgaTAGACAATAAACATGCAGTAAAGTATGCTGAAtgtcattttttcttcttctttcaggtttataatttgttagatattataTATTTAGTTTCATGTATTCTCTTTTCAAATCCTATATGTTTACTATTTTCAAAGTATCTTAAGAGTTTcaattctctattttattttcaaaaagagTATTCATTATTCCAGTGAGTTATAAAGAagcaaatttcaaatgaattacCTTAATAGGTAATCTGTAGATAAAACtactttttatgaattttaaatttacatacaACTTTATCCGAAATAATTTCACCATGAATTAAAATAAgtcaataaaatacatgtagcgtatattgtaattttatataacaaaatttaCTCACGGTACCGGCACGCAGACATCATGAAAGTAATCATCTTCCCTGTGTATTACTATAATCCCGGGAGAAAAAAATCccacttttttgttgttgttgacacTATATTTACATAAATTGCACATACACACGTTAGAATAATCCAATATACTGGTATTCTATAAAATGAATTCTCATTTCCTTTTTTGTAAAGTGCGAATATCCTTTCGATCCCCAGCAATGTTGgcgaacaaaaatgtatatattaaacattttttatacgttttgCACCCAATGCAAATCTTAAAAAACTatccgatatatatatatatatgca
This window contains:
- the LOC139499321 gene encoding uncharacterized protein; translated protein: MADTNMTETESSLEQNLGEYSEDQTFNNKLLSGIVGIQQTLNSLIIKFENQNEEIHGIKNDIYAKDGIEDRLQAVATETEDQTTMIAEVRNQNTKLTTELNLMKSYVVHLETRLDCQQSQIANLVERSMRENAIVIGVHERNDENVIAELKLIFKNVLKITENIKIDRAHRIGTQTNKNSTRPIVVKFHDYNDREHVINTARTIGKQNKELLNGIYITPQFPDDMRENRKRLVQKQKEYKEVDVGTKIKGNSLFFIKSGSKYVEKVSTPKALAIFDASNKSKFGTFEQTSSNEVSDNGHTYCVTAAVTTTYAEVREAARQIMQGPVSACTYNTLVYRFTDKDGHTHDGYDDDRDYGIGSRILDYLKEIDAHNITIISSRTPPSGTAKIGSRKNNIILEGVKSALRKM